Proteins encoded in a region of the Shewanella polaris genome:
- the leuD gene encoding 3-isopropylmalate dehydratase small subunit — MQAFTAHTGLAVAIDSANVDTDQIIPKQFLSKVTRDGFGVHLFHDWRYLDDAGDKPNLDFSLNQPRYKGASILLAQENFGCGSSREHAPWALADFGFRVVIAPTFADIFYGNSINNGLLPVKLTSVQVQQLIDEVTAKEGAQITVDLQALTVTSPSGSVFDFTIVESARHKLLNGLDAIGLTLSFGQQISDYETDIPAWYA, encoded by the coding sequence ATGCAAGCTTTTACAGCACATACCGGTTTAGCGGTAGCCATTGATAGTGCCAATGTCGACACTGATCAGATTATTCCAAAACAGTTTTTGTCTAAAGTGACCCGTGATGGTTTTGGGGTGCATTTGTTCCATGATTGGCGATATTTAGATGATGCAGGCGATAAGCCTAATCTTGATTTCAGCTTAAATCAGCCTCGTTATAAAGGCGCTTCTATTTTATTGGCACAAGAAAATTTTGGCTGTGGGTCGTCGCGTGAACATGCGCCATGGGCATTGGCTGATTTTGGCTTTCGAGTGGTTATTGCGCCGACGTTTGCCGATATTTTTTACGGTAACTCGATTAATAATGGCTTGTTACCCGTTAAGCTAACTTCAGTTCAAGTACAGCAATTAATCGATGAAGTCACCGCTAAAGAAGGGGCGCAGATTACGGTAGATTTACAAGCGTTAACTGTTACATCACCTTCTGGAAGCGTGTTCGATTTCACCATTGTGGAGTCAGCAAGGCACAAGTTATTGAATGGTCTTGATGCTATCGGATTGACTTTGTCATTTGGACAACAGATCAGTGATTATGAAACGGATATACCAGCTTGGTATGCATAA
- a CDS encoding outer membrane protein transport protein — protein sequence MKKTVLTLAISAIVFGATTQVNAAGFQLSEYSATGLGRAFAGEAAMADNASAQARNPAMLSYLEGRQLSGGGIYVMPNVDVVGDVALSSSLLGSEPLVINADAYDVADNALVPNFYYSNQLNDQWTWGLAVNSNYGLATDVPVSDAAAIFGSKTSVTTVEFNPSVAYRIDETFTVGAGLRIVYGEGELDATTPSWMDSIKSNANVPESISELLPDGGTSLKSMEGNDIGYGWKAGASWQVNSANRIGLAYHSGVDLKLDGHVSGLLYTGDQDSEIDAYLPIELPAFAELASYHQLTENWAMHASINWTEWSVFDKLEAHFTGDVKPVGDLESDVVKEENFKDNWRYAIGTTYLVNNQWTIRAGMALDKTAVDDQDRTTTIPDTDRLWFSVGTGYQVSQNLNVDVGVTYIRTHGDAPINETQDLLGIASVGFTGEATGDVWLAGVQLSYKM from the coding sequence ATGAAAAAAACAGTGTTAACGTTGGCGATTAGCGCCATTGTTTTTGGGGCAACAACTCAAGTGAACGCAGCTGGCTTTCAGCTTTCAGAATATTCAGCCACAGGCCTAGGTCGTGCATTTGCTGGTGAAGCCGCGATGGCTGACAATGCTTCTGCTCAGGCTCGAAACCCAGCCATGTTGTCATATTTAGAAGGCCGCCAATTGTCTGGTGGTGGTATCTATGTGATGCCAAATGTCGATGTTGTTGGTGATGTTGCCCTTTCTTCATCCTTGTTAGGTTCAGAGCCATTAGTTATAAATGCTGATGCCTATGATGTAGCAGACAATGCACTTGTGCCTAATTTTTACTATTCTAATCAATTGAATGACCAATGGACTTGGGGTCTAGCGGTGAATTCTAATTATGGTTTAGCGACCGATGTTCCAGTATCGGATGCAGCCGCTATTTTTGGCAGCAAGACGTCGGTTACCACTGTAGAGTTCAATCCTAGTGTTGCTTACCGTATTGATGAGACATTTACCGTAGGTGCTGGTTTACGTATTGTATATGGTGAAGGTGAACTGGATGCGACTACGCCGAGTTGGATGGATTCAATTAAATCTAATGCTAATGTACCTGAAAGCATCAGTGAACTTTTACCCGATGGTGGTACGAGTTTGAAGTCAATGGAAGGTAATGATATTGGCTATGGCTGGAAAGCGGGTGCCAGTTGGCAGGTTAATTCGGCGAACCGTATTGGTTTGGCTTACCATAGTGGTGTCGACCTTAAATTAGACGGTCATGTTTCAGGGCTACTTTATACTGGTGATCAAGATAGCGAGATTGATGCATACTTGCCTATTGAGTTACCAGCATTTGCTGAGCTTGCTTCTTATCATCAGTTAACTGAAAATTGGGCTATGCATGCCAGTATCAATTGGACAGAATGGAGCGTTTTTGACAAACTAGAGGCGCATTTCACTGGTGACGTAAAGCCTGTTGGTGACTTAGAGTCTGATGTAGTAAAAGAAGAAAACTTTAAAGATAACTGGCGTTATGCAATTGGTACAACGTACTTGGTAAATAACCAATGGACAATTCGTGCTGGCATGGCGCTTGATAAAACGGCTGTTGACGATCAAGATCGCACCACGACTATCCCCGACACTGACCGTTTATGGTTTAGTGTGGGTACTGGTTACCAAGTATCCCAAAATTTGAATGTTGATGTAGGTGTTACTTATATTCGCACTCATGGTGATGCCCCGATTAACGAGACACAAGATCTATTGGGTATCGCATCAGTTGGGTTTACTGGTGAAGCGACGGGTGATGTTTGGCTCGCTGGTGTACAGTTAAGCTATAAAATGTAG
- the leuB gene encoding 3-isopropylmalate dehydrogenase, with protein MSYQIAVLSGDGIGPEVMAEARKVLCAIESRFGLDINYTEYDVGGIAIDNHGCPLPDATLKGCEAADAILFGSVGGPKWEHLPPNDQPERGALLPLRGHFELFCNLRPAKLHDGLEHMSPLRSDISARGFDVLCVRELTGGIYFGKPKGRQGEGDDEEAFDTMRYSRREISRIARIAFEAARGRKNKVTSVDKANVLACSVLWRQVVEEVAKDFPDVTLEHIYIDNATMQLLRRPDEFDVMLCSNLFGDILSDEIAMLTGSMGLLSSASMNSTGFGLFEPAGGSAPDIAGQGIANPVAQILSAALMLRHSLQQEDAANAIERAVTKALSSGYLTGELLAADKRSEAKSTAQMGDFIAQAVKEGV; from the coding sequence ATGAGTTATCAAATAGCAGTTTTGTCGGGTGATGGTATCGGTCCTGAAGTGATGGCAGAAGCACGTAAAGTGCTGTGTGCGATTGAATCTCGTTTTGGATTAGATATTAACTATACCGAATACGATGTTGGCGGCATTGCCATTGATAACCATGGTTGTCCTTTACCTGACGCTACCTTAAAAGGTTGTGAAGCGGCAGATGCCATTTTATTCGGTAGTGTGGGTGGCCCTAAGTGGGAGCATTTACCCCCTAATGATCAACCTGAACGTGGTGCATTATTGCCATTACGCGGCCATTTTGAGTTATTTTGTAATTTACGCCCAGCCAAATTACATGACGGCTTAGAGCATATGTCACCACTTCGCAGTGATATTTCCGCTCGTGGTTTTGATGTGTTGTGTGTTCGTGAATTAACAGGCGGTATTTACTTTGGTAAGCCTAAAGGACGCCAAGGTGAAGGTGATGATGAAGAAGCCTTCGATACCATGCGTTATAGCCGTCGCGAAATTAGCCGTATTGCCCGTATTGCTTTTGAAGCCGCGCGTGGACGTAAAAATAAGGTGACTTCGGTAGACAAGGCAAACGTATTAGCGTGTTCTGTATTATGGCGCCAAGTGGTTGAAGAAGTTGCTAAAGACTTTCCTGATGTCACTTTAGAGCACATCTATATTGATAACGCGACTATGCAGTTATTGCGTCGTCCTGATGAATTTGACGTGATGTTATGTTCTAACTTGTTTGGCGATATTTTATCAGACGAAATTGCCATGTTAACGGGCTCTATGGGGTTATTGTCTTCGGCAAGCATGAACAGTACAGGCTTTGGCTTATTTGAACCCGCTGGTGGCAGCGCGCCTGATATCGCCGGCCAAGGTATTGCTAACCCGGTAGCGCAGATTTTATCAGCAGCATTAATGCTACGTCATAGTTTACAGCAAGAAGATGCTGCCAATGCCATTGAACGTGCGGTGACTAAAGCCCTATCCAGTGGTTATTTAACGGGTGAGTTACTTGCTGCAGATAAACGCAGTGAGGCTAAATCGACAGCACAAATGGGTGATTTTATCGCTCAAGCAGTAAAGGAAGGTGTGTAA
- the leuC gene encoding 3-isopropylmalate dehydratase large subunit: MVQVTGKTLYEKVWDAHIVASPEGEAPVVYVDRHLVHEVTSPQAFSGLKVAGRKLRAPQKTFATMDHNTSTRSASLDALSPMARTQVETLAQNCKEFGVRLYDIHHPNQGIVHVMGPELGITLPGTVIVCGDSHTATHGAFGALAFGIGTSEVEHVLATQTLRQLKAKNMKVEVRGKVTDGVTAKDIVLAIIGKLGMDGGTGFVVEFCGEAIEALTMEGRMTLCNMAIEMGAKAGMIAPDQTTFNYLKGREFAPKDDVWEQAVAAWSELNTDADAVFDAEVVLDANDIAPQLTWGTNPGQVVAIDGVVPNPDVETNSTNRTSMIKALEYIGLTPGTKMTDISINKVFIGSCTNSRIEDLRSAAAHAKNRKVANGVVAIVVPGSGQVKLQAEAEGLDKIFIEAGFEWRLPGCSMCLAMNDDRLEAGDRCASTSNRNFEGRQGRGSRTHLVSPAMAAAAAVAGHFVDIRQPY; encoded by the coding sequence ATGGTCCAAGTGACAGGTAAAACTTTATATGAAAAAGTGTGGGATGCCCATATTGTCGCCTCTCCGGAGGGAGAAGCGCCAGTAGTTTATGTGGATCGCCATTTAGTTCACGAAGTGACTTCGCCGCAGGCATTTAGCGGGTTAAAGGTGGCAGGCCGCAAACTACGTGCACCACAAAAAACCTTTGCTACTATGGATCATAATACCTCTACTCGCAGTGCCAGTTTAGATGCGTTAAGCCCTATGGCGCGTACTCAAGTTGAAACTTTAGCGCAAAATTGTAAAGAGTTTGGGGTGCGTTTGTACGATATTCACCACCCTAATCAAGGTATTGTCCATGTAATGGGACCTGAATTAGGCATTACCTTACCGGGCACTGTTATTGTGTGTGGAGACTCTCATACCGCAACTCATGGTGCATTTGGTGCGTTAGCATTTGGTATTGGTACATCCGAAGTTGAACACGTGTTGGCTACACAAACCTTACGCCAGTTAAAAGCCAAGAATATGAAAGTTGAAGTGCGTGGCAAAGTAACCGATGGCGTTACGGCTAAAGATATCGTATTAGCGATTATTGGCAAGCTCGGCATGGATGGTGGTACAGGTTTCGTGGTTGAGTTTTGTGGTGAAGCCATTGAAGCATTAACCATGGAAGGTCGGATGACCTTATGTAACATGGCCATCGAAATGGGCGCTAAAGCTGGCATGATTGCGCCTGACCAAACCACATTTAATTATTTAAAAGGTCGTGAGTTTGCACCCAAAGATGATGTGTGGGAGCAAGCTGTTGCAGCATGGTCTGAGCTTAACACTGACGCGGATGCTGTTTTTGATGCCGAAGTGGTATTAGATGCTAACGATATCGCACCGCAGTTAACCTGGGGAACTAACCCTGGTCAAGTGGTTGCTATTGATGGCGTGGTGCCGAACCCTGATGTTGAAACTAACAGCACTAACCGCACCAGCATGATTAAAGCATTAGAGTATATCGGCCTTACACCGGGCACTAAGATGACAGACATTAGCATCAATAAAGTGTTTATTGGTTCTTGTACTAACTCACGTATTGAAGATTTACGTTCAGCTGCTGCGCACGCTAAAAACCGTAAAGTAGCCAATGGTGTTGTCGCTATTGTGGTGCCGGGTTCTGGCCAAGTGAAGTTACAAGCAGAAGCTGAAGGTTTAGACAAAATTTTTATTGAAGCTGGCTTTGAATGGCGTTTACCAGGATGCTCCATGTGTTTAGCCATGAATGATGATCGTTTAGAAGCAGGCGATCGCTGTGCTTCAACCAGTAACCGTAATTTTGAAGGTCGTCAAGGTCGTGGCAGTCGTACCCATTTGGTCAGCCCTGCTATGGCTGCGGCAGCTGCTGTTGCGGGTCATTTCGTTGATATTCGTCAACCTTACTAA
- the leuA gene encoding 2-isopropylmalate synthase: MSDRVIIFDTTLRDGEQALAASLTVKEKLQIALALERLGVDVMEVGFPVSSPGDFQSVQTIAKTIKNSRVCALSRALEKDIDAAAQALSVADQFRIHTFISTSTIHVESKLKRSFDDVLEMAVNAVKYARRFTDDVEFSCEDAGRTPIDNLCRMVEEAIKAGARTINIPDTVGYTVPSEFGGIIQTLFNRVPNIDQAVISVHCHDDLGLSVANSIAAVEMGARQVECTINGIGERAGNCSLEEIAMILATRKDLLDIDCGINAREIHRTSSLVSQLCNMPIQANKAIVGANAFSHSSGIHQDGMLKAKNTYEIMTPESIGLNRNNLNMTSRSGRHVIKHRMEEMGYQPSDYDMDSLYEQFLTLADKKGQVFDYDLEALVFMESKTQDDDKYQLKHMMVHSDSTEGVATATVRIAVDGQDITEAATGNGPVDAAYNAIARATGRQINITNYKLGAKGEGQNALGQVDITAKYHEQRFHGVGLATDVVEASAQALVNVMNLVYRADKVADFKQQIHKNRELGGV; this comes from the coding sequence ATGTCCGACAGAGTGATAATTTTTGATACTACCCTACGTGATGGCGAGCAAGCACTAGCCGCAAGTTTAACGGTTAAAGAAAAGCTGCAAATTGCCTTGGCTCTAGAACGTTTAGGTGTTGATGTCATGGAAGTCGGGTTTCCGGTGTCTTCTCCTGGTGATTTTCAATCGGTGCAAACCATTGCAAAAACGATTAAAAATAGCCGAGTGTGTGCGTTATCTCGAGCACTTGAAAAAGACATTGATGCCGCAGCTCAAGCATTATCGGTAGCCGATCAATTTCGTATTCATACATTTATATCAACCTCGACTATTCATGTTGAAAGTAAATTAAAACGCTCTTTTGATGATGTATTAGAGATGGCCGTTAATGCGGTTAAGTATGCTAGACGATTTACTGATGATGTAGAGTTTTCATGCGAAGATGCGGGCCGCACGCCAATTGATAATTTGTGCCGTATGGTTGAGGAAGCCATTAAAGCAGGTGCTCGAACCATTAATATTCCAGATACCGTCGGTTATACAGTACCAAGTGAGTTTGGTGGCATTATTCAAACACTATTTAATCGGGTTCCGAATATCGACCAAGCCGTAATCTCGGTTCATTGTCATGATGATTTGGGCTTGTCAGTAGCTAATTCTATTGCAGCGGTCGAGATGGGCGCACGTCAAGTGGAATGTACCATTAACGGTATTGGCGAACGTGCTGGTAACTGTTCATTAGAAGAAATTGCCATGATTTTGGCAACCCGCAAAGATTTACTTGATATAGATTGTGGCATTAACGCTAGAGAAATTCACCGTACGTCATCATTGGTAAGCCAATTATGTAATATGCCTATTCAAGCTAACAAGGCAATAGTTGGCGCAAATGCATTCTCTCATTCGTCGGGCATTCACCAAGATGGCATGCTAAAAGCCAAAAATACTTATGAGATCATGACGCCTGAAAGTATTGGCTTAAATCGTAATAACTTGAATATGACCTCGCGTTCGGGACGTCATGTGATTAAACATCGCATGGAAGAAATGGGTTACCAGCCAAGCGATTATGATATGGATAGCCTATACGAGCAGTTTTTAACCTTGGCAGATAAGAAAGGCCAAGTATTCGATTACGATTTAGAAGCCTTAGTGTTTATGGAGTCTAAAACACAAGATGATGATAAATATCAACTTAAACACATGATGGTACATTCTGATTCCACTGAAGGTGTGGCAACTGCGACGGTGCGTATTGCGGTTGATGGCCAAGATATTACAGAAGCCGCAACAGGTAATGGACCTGTTGATGCTGCTTATAATGCCATTGCGCGAGCGACTGGTCGTCAAATCAATATTACTAATTATAAATTAGGTGCCAAAGGTGAAGGTCAAAATGCCTTAGGGCAAGTTGATATAACAGCTAAATATCATGAGCAAAGATTCCACGGTGTCGGCTTAGCCACTGATGTGGTTGAGGCGTCAGCCCAAGCACTCGTGAATGTGATGAACTTAGTGTACCGCGCAGATAAGGTCGCTGATTTTAAACAACAGATCCATAAGAATAGGGAGTTAGGTGGAGTATGA